In the genome of Ancylomarina subtilis, one region contains:
- the ablA gene encoding lysine 2,3-aminomutase → MIENKGRKEMFPEVTDEQWNDWRWQVRNRIETLEDLKKYINLTADEEEGVKKSLATLRMAITPYYLSLVDVNNPECPIRKQAIPTGLEVHHADADLLDPLHEDEDSPVPGLTHRYPDRVLFLITDMCSMYCRHCTRRRFAGQSDASTPQDNIEKAIEYIKNTPQVRDVVLSGGDALLIGDDKLEYIISSLRAIPHVEIIRIGSRTPVVLPQRITEGLVNMLKKYHPVWLNTHFNHSDEMTSEAKEAVARLANAGVPLGNQSVLLKGINDCVHVMKKLVHNLVMNRIRPYYIYQCDLSMGLEHFRTPVSKGIEIIESLRGHTSGFAVPTFVVDAPGGGGKIPVMPQYVVSQSPTKVILRNFEGVITTYTEPKGYTENCHCPECSDHKQPEGVASLLEGSRLAIEPSLLQRKERNKKTECLS, encoded by the coding sequence ATGATTGAAAATAAGGGACGTAAGGAAATGTTTCCTGAGGTTACAGACGAGCAGTGGAATGACTGGAGATGGCAGGTGAGAAACCGTATCGAAACTCTGGAAGATCTTAAAAAGTATATCAACCTTACTGCTGATGAAGAAGAAGGTGTTAAGAAATCGTTAGCGACATTGCGTATGGCGATTACACCATATTATTTATCTCTTGTAGATGTAAATAACCCGGAATGTCCTATACGTAAGCAGGCTATTCCTACAGGTTTGGAAGTTCATCATGCTGATGCCGATCTTTTAGATCCATTGCACGAGGATGAAGATTCACCGGTTCCTGGCTTAACACACCGTTATCCGGATCGTGTATTATTCTTGATTACAGATATGTGTTCAATGTATTGTCGTCACTGTACCCGTCGTCGTTTCGCTGGTCAGTCTGATGCTTCTACACCACAGGATAATATCGAGAAAGCAATTGAGTATATTAAAAATACACCTCAGGTTCGCGACGTTGTTCTTTCTGGTGGGGATGCCTTATTGATTGGTGATGATAAACTGGAATATATTATCAGCTCATTACGCGCTATTCCACATGTTGAGATTATTCGTATCGGTTCACGTACGCCTGTTGTATTGCCACAGCGTATTACCGAAGGCTTGGTTAATATGCTTAAGAAATACCATCCAGTATGGTTGAACACGCATTTTAATCATTCAGATGAAATGACTTCAGAGGCTAAGGAAGCTGTTGCTCGTTTAGCTAATGCAGGTGTACCTTTGGGTAATCAGTCTGTATTGTTGAAAGGCATTAACGACTGTGTACACGTAATGAAGAAATTGGTTCACAACTTGGTGATGAATCGTATTCGTCCTTATTACATTTATCAGTGCGACCTTTCAATGGGACTTGAACACTTTAGAACACCAGTTTCTAAGGGTATCGAGATTATTGAGAGTCTTCGCGGTCATACCTCTGGATTTGCAGTTCCAACTTTTGTTGTGGATGCTCCAGGTGGAGGAGGAAAGATTCCTGTAATGCCTCAGTATGTTGTTTCTCAGAGTCCTACTAAAGTGATTTTGCGTAACTTCGAGGGGGTAATTACAACTTATACCGAACCTAAAGGTTACACCGAAAATTGTCACTGTCCGGAATGTTCTGATCACAAACAACCAGAAGGTGTAGCTTCTTTGCTTGAAGGTAGTCGATTGGCAATTGAGCCATCTCTGTTACAACGTAAAGAGAGAAATAAGAAAACTGAATGCCTTTCATAA
- a CDS encoding zinc-binding dehydrogenase, with translation MKAGNKYGTHRVLEPKGTLPQPAQKLDNTMSIYDNEVLIDVQTLNIDSASFTQVKGACDADTAKMEEMILSIVNSRGKMQNPVTGSGGMLIGTVKEVGPNFPNQDLKVGDKVATLVSLSLTPLKINKIKNINLSNDQVDIDGQAILFASGLYAVLPSDLPEKLALAALDVAGAPAQVDRLVKEGDTVCIIGGGGKSGVLCCYQAMKKVGPKGKVIVVEYSEENAKRIKDLGLATDVIVGDATDVMNVYTEVTAITGEEGCDVVINNVNVASTEMSSILITKDRGCVYFFSMATSFSKAALGAEGVGKDVDMIVGNGYAIGHADLTLEIIRESAGIRELFEKLYV, from the coding sequence ATGAAAGCAGGAAACAAATACGGAACTCACAGAGTCCTTGAGCCAAAAGGGACTCTTCCACAGCCAGCTCAAAAGTTGGACAACACCATGTCAATTTACGACAACGAGGTTTTAATTGATGTTCAAACGTTAAATATTGATTCAGCAAGTTTTACTCAGGTAAAAGGGGCTTGTGATGCGGATACAGCTAAGATGGAAGAGATGATTCTTTCTATCGTAAACAGCCGTGGAAAGATGCAAAACCCGGTTACAGGTTCAGGAGGAATGTTGATCGGAACTGTTAAAGAAGTTGGACCAAATTTCCCTAATCAAGATCTTAAGGTAGGTGATAAAGTGGCGACTTTGGTTTCTTTATCATTAACACCTCTTAAAATTAATAAGATCAAGAACATCAACTTATCAAACGATCAAGTTGATATCGACGGTCAGGCAATTCTTTTTGCTTCAGGTTTATATGCTGTTCTTCCATCTGATTTACCAGAGAAATTAGCTTTAGCTGCTCTTGATGTAGCGGGTGCTCCTGCTCAGGTTGATCGTTTGGTGAAGGAAGGCGATACGGTTTGCATCATCGGTGGTGGTGGAAAATCGGGAGTACTTTGCTGCTACCAGGCTATGAAAAAAGTTGGTCCTAAAGGAAAAGTAATTGTCGTTGAGTATTCTGAAGAGAATGCCAAACGTATTAAGGATCTGGGTCTGGCTACTGATGTGATTGTTGGCGATGCAACGGACGTAATGAATGTTTACACTGAGGTGACTGCAATTACAGGCGAAGAAGGTTGTGATGTGGTGATCAACAATGTAAACGTTGCTTCTACTGAAATGTCATCTATCCTGATCACTAAAGATCGTGGTTGTGTTTATTTCTTCTCTATGGCAACTTCTTTCTCTAAGGCAGCTCTAGGTGCTGAAGGAGTAGGTAAGGATGTTGATATGATTGTTGGAAATGGTTATGCAATTGGTCATGCCGATCTAACACTTGAAATCATTAGAGAATCAGCTGGAATTAGAGAGTTATTTGAAAAATTATACGTGTAG
- a CDS encoding 3-keto-5-aminohexanoate cleavage protein yields MEKLIITAAICGAEVTKEHNPAVPYTVEECVREAGSAIKAGASIIHLHVREDDGTPTQDKNRFKLVMDAIHAQYPDVIIQPSTGGAVGMSNDERLQPTELNPEMATLDCGTLNFGGDEIFENTENTIKYFGEKMIERGIKPELEVFDKSMIDMALRLGKKGFIKSPMHFDFVMGVNGGISGTLRDFVFMRGSIPADATYTVAGIGRFEFPLAAAAIIDGGHVRVGFEDNTMISRGVVAESNGQLVEKVVRMANELGREIATPAEAREILGLKAR; encoded by the coding sequence ATGGAAAAGTTAATTATCACGGCCGCAATTTGTGGCGCCGAAGTAACAAAAGAGCATAACCCTGCTGTTCCATATACAGTTGAAGAATGTGTTCGCGAAGCAGGATCAGCTATCAAAGCGGGTGCAAGTATCATCCACCTTCACGTTCGTGAGGATGATGGGACTCCAACACAAGATAAAAACCGTTTTAAATTGGTGATGGATGCAATTCATGCTCAATATCCTGACGTTATTATCCAGCCATCAACCGGTGGTGCCGTTGGTATGTCAAACGATGAAAGACTTCAACCAACTGAGTTGAACCCTGAGATGGCAACTCTTGACTGTGGTACATTGAATTTCGGAGGTGACGAGATTTTCGAGAATACTGAAAATACAATCAAGTATTTCGGTGAGAAAATGATTGAAAGAGGCATTAAGCCTGAGCTTGAAGTTTTCGATAAATCGATGATCGACATGGCTTTGCGTTTAGGTAAAAAAGGTTTTATCAAATCGCCAATGCATTTTGATTTTGTGATGGGAGTAAACGGTGGAATCTCTGGTACACTTCGCGATTTTGTATTCATGCGTGGTAGTATTCCTGCTGATGCAACTTATACCGTTGCTGGTATTGGTCGTTTCGAATTTCCACTAGCTGCAGCTGCTATCATCGATGGTGGTCATGTTCGTGTTGGGTTTGAAGATAATACCATGATTTCGAGAGGTGTTGTGGCAGAATCGAATGGTCAGTTGGTTGAGAAAGTGGTTCGTATGGCCAATGAGTTAGGTCGCGAAATCGCAACGCCAGCAGAAGCAAGAGAAATTTTAGGTTTAAAAGCAAGATAA
- a CDS encoding hotdog domain-containing protein: MEQAIIRVRMSSHDAHYGGNLVDGAKMLQLFGDVATELLIRRDGDEGLFAGYESVEFLAPVYAGDYIEAVGEIIKEGNSSRKMKFEARKVIVPRTDISDSACDVLEEPIVTCRAVGTCVTPKANQRK; this comes from the coding sequence ATGGAACAGGCAATTATTAGAGTACGTATGAGTTCACACGATGCACATTATGGTGGAAACCTTGTTGATGGTGCAAAAATGCTTCAGCTTTTTGGAGATGTTGCAACGGAATTGTTGATTCGTCGTGATGGCGATGAAGGTTTGTTTGCAGGATACGAAAGCGTTGAATTCTTGGCTCCTGTTTATGCAGGCGATTATATTGAGGCTGTAGGTGAGATCATTAAAGAAGGTAACTCTAGCCGTAAAATGAAATTTGAAGCGCGTAAGGTTATCGTTCCAAGAACTGATATTTCTGATTCAGCATGTGATGTGCTTGAAGAGCCTATCGTGACTTGTCGTGCAGTGGGTACTTGTGTGACACCAAAAGCCAATCAACGTAAATAA
- a CDS encoding CoA transferase subunit A gives MNKIISFEEAVAKIKDGMTIMIGGFLSVGTANQMVDGIVASNVKNLTIICNDTAFADKGLGKLIANKQVEKVITSYVGANSASIEQMNNGELIVEFSPQGTLAERVRAGGAGLGGVLTPTGLGTMVAEGKDIVTVDGKEFILEKPLKADVALIGASVSDTHGNLTYRGTSQNFNPIMATAGDLVIVEPEEIVEAGTFKPEEVKTPSIYVDFIVRAN, from the coding sequence ATGAACAAGATAATTTCATTTGAAGAGGCTGTTGCCAAGATTAAAGATGGTATGACTATCATGATTGGTGGCTTTTTATCGGTTGGAACTGCCAACCAAATGGTTGATGGCATTGTTGCCTCAAATGTTAAAAATTTAACAATCATTTGTAACGATACTGCTTTTGCCGATAAAGGTTTAGGAAAATTGATCGCAAATAAGCAAGTTGAAAAGGTAATTACCTCTTATGTAGGAGCGAATTCAGCTTCAATTGAGCAGATGAACAATGGTGAGTTAATCGTTGAGTTTAGTCCTCAGGGAACCTTAGCTGAGCGCGTTCGTGCTGGTGGTGCTGGATTAGGTGGTGTGCTAACACCAACCGGATTAGGAACCATGGTTGCCGAAGGAAAGGATATTGTTACGGTTGATGGTAAGGAGTTTATTCTTGAAAAACCTTTAAAGGCTGATGTTGCCTTAATTGGTGCAAGTGTAAGTGATACACATGGAAACTTGACTTACCGTGGTACATCTCAAAACTTCAATCCAATAATGGCGACTGCCGGGGATTTGGTTATTGTTGAGCCTGAAGAAATTGTTGAGGCAGGAACATTTAAACCTGAGGAAGTTAAAACCCCTTCAATCTATGTTGACTTTATTGTAAGAGCAAACTAA
- a CDS encoding DUF2723 domain-containing protein: MSKFQKLNTIGGWFVFTISALVYLFTIEPSVSFWDCGEFITAAYKLEIGHPPGAPVFMLLGRFFSLFASDKSQVAMMLNSLSALASASTIMFLFWSITYLARKLFKPKNGQYNPIQTGKILSAGIIGALAYAFSDTFWFSAVEAEVYALSSLFTAVVFWSILKWESEADSPHANRWLILIAYLMGLSIGVHLLNLLAIPAIAMLFYFKKYPITPKGILIALSAAILILAGVMYLIIPGIVKIGIWFEFAFVNGLSLPFNSGLIFYLVLLFIGLIFAIRYSIKHQKVLLNICLTIVSVILIGYSSYSLIMIRAAANPALNQNNPENVFSLLSYLNREQYGSNPLIYGQYFNAPIDEENPTRVDKKIYIKKDGKYELSYKLERNNFSSTHKTLFPRMYTKGMSGRAPIEYAKWTGLNPKQKEKPSFIQNLNFFFSYQINHMYIRYFMWNFAGRQNDVQSYGDKTNGAWVSGIPFIDNLRLGDQSLRSDDMKSNKANNTYYFLPLILGLLGMIYQYRKSKTGRNDFYVVLLLFIFTGLAIVVYLNQPPLQPRERDYAYAGSFYAFAIWIGIGVLAVINSLEKYLNPKLSLILATALCFMGIPALLAQQNWDDHDRSDRYFAHDLAYNYLNSCAPNAILFTMGDNDTFPLWYLQEVEGIRTDVRVCNLSYLSTDWYIDQMKRDNYDSEKLPISMKKEKYLMGNRDVVYLVDDPRFEAWVEKNKGLNLKDALDYVLSDKESTKTIYGYDQKIDYIPARKFRMPVDKQQVLSTHTVTLKDSADIVTQMEWKLDQNAIEKSGLALYDLLLTNNWERPIYFSQTVPKSGYYGLQDYFRLEGLAYRLIPVKTKDSSGNMGQIDSHILYQNMMNKFKWGNINQEGIYADENIKRMCLNLRNNFLSLSNVLIAENKKDKALEVLDKSREILPNELSPYDYIALLMAENYLKLGKEQIAMEMMAKIRKRLNQEITYYESLKPTSLSEFVRSARRNHALIQEMNRIIKVYKKEGSEL; the protein is encoded by the coding sequence ATGTCGAAATTTCAAAAACTCAATACAATTGGTGGCTGGTTCGTTTTTACTATCTCAGCTCTTGTTTACCTCTTTACAATAGAACCTTCAGTTAGTTTCTGGGACTGTGGTGAATTTATTACTGCAGCCTACAAATTGGAAATTGGACACCCTCCGGGAGCTCCTGTTTTTATGCTGTTGGGACGATTCTTTTCGCTTTTTGCATCAGATAAATCTCAGGTAGCCATGATGCTAAACAGTCTGTCTGCTCTTGCTTCAGCTTCTACAATTATGTTTTTGTTCTGGAGTATTACATATTTAGCTCGCAAACTGTTTAAACCTAAAAATGGTCAATACAATCCGATTCAAACAGGTAAAATTCTGAGTGCGGGTATCATTGGCGCATTGGCTTATGCATTCTCTGACACCTTTTGGTTTTCAGCCGTAGAAGCTGAGGTTTATGCACTTTCATCATTGTTTACAGCAGTCGTGTTTTGGTCTATTCTCAAATGGGAAAGCGAAGCGGATTCGCCACATGCAAACAGATGGTTGATTTTAATCGCATACCTGATGGGTTTATCCATTGGTGTTCACCTATTGAATCTTCTGGCCATTCCGGCCATAGCCATGCTCTTTTATTTCAAAAAATATCCAATTACACCCAAAGGAATTCTTATTGCCTTATCTGCTGCCATACTCATTTTGGCCGGCGTGATGTATCTGATTATCCCCGGAATTGTAAAAATTGGAATCTGGTTCGAATTTGCTTTTGTCAATGGGCTTTCGCTCCCCTTTAACTCGGGTCTAATCTTCTACTTGGTTCTTCTGTTTATCGGATTAATTTTTGCCATTCGATATAGCATTAAACATCAAAAGGTTCTGTTAAACATCTGTCTTACGATTGTCAGTGTCATTCTAATCGGCTATTCGTCGTATAGTCTGATTATGATTCGGGCGGCTGCGAATCCCGCTTTAAATCAGAACAATCCCGAAAATGTTTTTTCACTTCTATCCTACCTCAACCGCGAGCAATATGGGTCTAACCCACTGATTTATGGCCAATATTTCAATGCGCCCATTGATGAAGAGAATCCGACTCGGGTGGATAAGAAAATTTACATTAAAAAAGACGGCAAATATGAGCTTTCGTACAAACTTGAACGCAATAATTTTAGCTCAACTCACAAAACCCTCTTCCCAAGAATGTACACCAAAGGCATGTCAGGAAGGGCTCCTATTGAATATGCAAAATGGACGGGACTTAATCCCAAACAGAAGGAGAAACCAAGCTTTATTCAGAATTTAAACTTTTTCTTCTCCTATCAAATCAACCACATGTATATCCGTTACTTCATGTGGAATTTTGCCGGACGACAAAATGATGTGCAGTCCTATGGTGATAAAACAAACGGAGCCTGGGTTTCAGGAATTCCTTTTATCGATAATCTCAGGTTAGGCGATCAGTCGCTTCGCTCCGATGATATGAAATCGAATAAAGCCAACAACACCTACTACTTTCTGCCTTTAATTCTGGGACTTTTAGGTATGATTTATCAATACAGAAAAAGTAAAACGGGAAGAAATGATTTTTATGTCGTTCTGCTGCTATTCATATTTACGGGACTGGCAATCGTAGTCTATTTAAATCAACCTCCTTTACAGCCTCGTGAGCGCGATTACGCTTATGCCGGATCGTTTTATGCGTTTGCCATATGGATAGGTATAGGTGTTTTGGCTGTAATCAATAGTTTAGAAAAATACCTCAATCCCAAGCTAAGTCTGATACTTGCTACAGCACTTTGCTTTATGGGCATTCCCGCTTTGCTTGCCCAACAAAATTGGGATGATCATGATCGATCAGATCGCTACTTTGCTCACGATTTGGCCTACAATTATCTGAATTCGTGCGCTCCCAATGCGATTTTATTTACCATGGGTGACAACGACACTTTCCCGCTTTGGTATTTGCAAGAAGTTGAGGGCATCAGAACCGACGTTCGGGTTTGTAATTTGAGTTATCTCTCAACGGATTGGTATATCGATCAGATGAAACGGGATAATTACGATTCAGAAAAGCTGCCTATTTCGATGAAAAAAGAGAAATACCTGATGGGAAATCGTGATGTTGTTTACCTTGTGGATGATCCCCGATTTGAAGCCTGGGTTGAAAAGAATAAGGGACTGAATCTTAAAGACGCCTTAGACTATGTGCTTTCTGATAAAGAAAGTACAAAAACGATTTATGGCTACGATCAGAAAATCGATTACATTCCTGCTCGAAAATTCAGAATGCCGGTAGATAAACAACAGGTTTTGTCTACGCATACTGTCACCTTGAAGGATTCTGCTGATATCGTCACTCAAATGGAGTGGAAACTGGATCAGAATGCCATTGAAAAATCGGGTTTAGCGCTTTATGATCTGCTTTTAACCAATAATTGGGAACGTCCGATTTACTTCTCTCAAACGGTGCCTAAATCGGGTTATTACGGCCTTCAGGATTACTTCCGACTGGAAGGTCTGGCTTATCGGTTAATCCCGGTTAAAACAAAAGATTCGTCAGGCAATATGGGACAAATTGATAGCCATATCCTGTACCAAAATATGATGAATAAATTCAAATGGGGCAACATCAATCAAGAAGGGATTTATGCCGATGAAAACATCAAACGCATGTGCCTCAATCTGAGAAATAACTTTTTAAGCTTATCGAATGTATTAATCGCTGAAAACAAAAAGGATAAAGCCCTTGAAGTGCTGGATAAAAGCAGAGAAATACTACCTAATGAATTAAGTCCTTATGACTATATCGCCTTGCTGATGGCCGAAAACTATCTTAAACTTGGGAAAGAGCAAATTGCCATGGAAATGATGGCGAAAATTCGCAAGCGATTAAATCAGGAGATCACTTATTATGAGAGTTTAAAACCGACAAGTTTATCTGAATTCGTTCGCTCAGCAAGACGAAATCATGCTTTGATTCAAGAGATGAATCGGATTATTAAGGTGTATAAAAAAGAAGGAAGCGAACTATAG
- a CDS encoding TolC family protein, which produces MRHKIILAVLIAICMTKPSISQEVLSLDKCRTLAKEHNQDVRNAAINVAIYESQLKSNKTNLLPKLDFSASLTRLGDPQVIQMPAFELPKVDFSPSGVLFPGGKLYEAPENLYKLNLSLIQPIYMGGKLRNLNKLSQKQVDLSKENLRLEQSDLLLTTDETYWTIVSLKEKLILTRESIKFLEEFKKDINNFYEVGLATKNDVLQAQVNLNHVTLANIEAENGFDLANMSLNRLIGLPLWEKVQLEDSVVNKATLPDFEVAHKKALAQRPELKMSQLAVDMRELGVKMTRADQLPSVNVGVNGYYGNPNHFGVDEGEKSWNATAMVKIPVLHWGEKRQAVKRSKMQREQAVLELEKNKDLIALDVQQSLYALKEAISKMSFMETSLEQAEENLNVTRNNFSVGVASVTQVLDAQVSWQLSYSKFIDAKIACQQKYSVYLKAIGELDQI; this is translated from the coding sequence ATGCGACATAAAATAATATTAGCAGTTCTGATTGCCATTTGCATGACTAAGCCCTCAATCTCTCAAGAAGTATTGAGTTTGGATAAATGCAGAACACTGGCAAAGGAACACAATCAGGATGTGAGAAATGCGGCAATTAATGTTGCTATTTACGAGAGCCAACTGAAATCGAATAAGACCAATTTATTGCCGAAACTTGATTTCTCGGCTTCATTGACTCGATTAGGAGATCCTCAGGTGATTCAGATGCCGGCTTTTGAATTACCCAAGGTAGATTTCAGTCCAAGTGGGGTTCTTTTTCCTGGCGGCAAACTTTACGAAGCTCCGGAGAATTTATACAAATTGAATTTATCTCTGATTCAACCCATATATATGGGAGGAAAATTGAGGAATTTGAATAAACTCAGCCAAAAGCAAGTCGATCTGTCAAAAGAGAATCTGCGATTGGAGCAATCCGATCTTTTATTGACAACTGATGAGACCTATTGGACGATTGTTTCCCTGAAGGAAAAATTGATTTTGACCCGTGAGAGTATTAAATTCCTTGAAGAGTTTAAAAAGGATATCAACAACTTTTATGAAGTGGGATTGGCAACGAAGAATGATGTGCTTCAGGCTCAGGTGAATCTCAATCATGTGACCCTAGCGAATATTGAAGCTGAAAATGGATTCGATTTGGCCAATATGTCTCTTAATCGTTTGATTGGCTTACCTCTTTGGGAAAAAGTTCAACTAGAAGATTCTGTGGTGAATAAAGCCACGCTTCCTGATTTTGAAGTGGCACATAAAAAAGCTTTGGCGCAACGACCAGAGTTAAAGATGAGCCAACTTGCCGTTGATATGAGAGAGTTGGGAGTTAAAATGACCCGAGCTGATCAACTACCCAGTGTGAATGTTGGAGTGAATGGCTATTATGGCAACCCCAATCATTTTGGTGTTGATGAGGGTGAAAAATCATGGAATGCAACTGCCATGGTTAAAATACCGGTTCTGCATTGGGGCGAGAAAAGACAAGCTGTGAAACGCAGTAAAATGCAGCGTGAGCAGGCTGTTCTTGAATTAGAGAAGAATAAAGATCTAATAGCTCTTGATGTCCAACAGTCTTTATATGCCTTAAAGGAAGCGATTTCAAAGATGAGTTTCATGGAAACCTCACTGGAACAAGCCGAAGAGAATTTAAATGTTACTCGTAATAATTTCAGTGTGGGTGTGGCTTCTGTCACTCAGGTTTTGGATGCACAGGTTTCGTGGCAATTGTCCTACAGCAAATTTATTGATGCAAAAATTGCCTGTCAGCAAAAGTATTCAGTCTATCTGAAAGCGATTGGCGAGTTGGATCAGATCTAA